In Acidobacteriota bacterium, the genomic window CCTTGCCGTGGTCGATGGCCGCCGGATCCCGGCGGTTGGCTGCAGCGGTGACGATGACAAAGCAGGCGCAGGCCACCAGGGTCACGCTGAGCACGCTGCGCCCCGGGCTGCGGGCGCTGTTGCGCACCGCCAGCAGAGCCCAGCCACCCCCACCAAAGCCACCCCTACCAAAACCCCCAGTACCAGAACCCCCAGTACCAGAACCCCCAGCACCAAAACTCAGCGCCGTCGAGCCGGTGGCGCGGCACCACAGGGAGAAAAGAGCCAATCCGGTGATCAACACGCCGGCCCCAACCCCGAAGAAAAGAGCCTCGCTGGGGATCTCATCCCCGAGGAGGGCCAACGCCAGAAGCCCCACCGTCAGCGCTCCGCCCAAGCCGGCGAGCCAGCGGGCGGCACGGCCGCGGCGGCGAGAGGTGGCGGGTTCCACCGAGCCCGCCAGCAACGCCGGCGGCGAGACCCGGCGCAGGCGGCGCAGGGTGAGGAGAATGGTCGCCACCACCAGCACCAGCGAGATGACGAAGCCGGTGATCAGGCTAGCTGGGGCGACGTGGAGAAAGAGCCGCTGGGAGCCCACCGCCGGCAGCCACAAGGTTCGCAGGCCGAGCATCAGCAGCGCGCTGTAGCCCACCGCACCGGCGAGCCCCACCGCACAGCCCACCAGCGCCACCACGGTGCCCTCCCCGAGGAAGCGACGGCGGACAGCGCCTTCAGCGAAGCCCACCGCCCGCAGTAGGCCGATCTCCCGCGCCCGCTGTTCGACTCCCAGGCCGAAGAGCAGCGCCACCAAGAGAGCCGCCGCGAGGATCAGGAACCAGCTGAAGGCCAGGAAGAGCTGCGAAAAGTCCGTAGCCCCCTGGGAGGCCGTCAGGGCCTGGGCGCGCACCGGCTCGAAGGTCAGCCCGAAGGCCCCAAGATCCACCCGCCGAGGGAGCTCCTCCGCCAGGCGGGATTCCAGAGCGCCGACATCCTGCGTCTCGGCGCCGGCAGCTTCCGGCCCATCGGAAGGCTCTTCGGACGCCGAGCCATCCAAGACCGGGCCCAGCCGCAGCGCCGTGACGCTGCCATAGCGCGAACGCCACAGGGCCTCGCCGGTGGCAGCGGAGACGAAGAGCTTGGGCGCCGCGCGGTACTCGTCCCAATAGGCCTCGTCCTCGGTGGTCACCAGGTCCAGCTCCACCGGGAAGGGCGGATCCCAATCGGCGATATTGTCGGCGTCGGAGATGCCGGGATATTCGGGAGTGAGGGTGGGATCAGCTCCCAGGCCTTCCATCTCCACCACGCCCACCAGCTCCAGGGTGGCCGTCTCGGTGTACAGCTGCTCCCCCTGGCCGACGCGGAAATACTCGATCTCCAAGGTGTCGCCGGCGGCAGCCCCCAGGCGCTCCGCGGCCCAGCGGTTGAGCAGGGCCTGGGCCGGCCCCAGCTCCGGCGCCGCCTCGCCGCTGGTCAGAATGAGCTCTCCAAAGCCTGCCGGCGGCGTCTCAAAGGCGGCGGTGGCGGCGTAGGGCAGCAGCGTGCCATCGTCTCGTCCCGCCACGCGGACCTTGTTGGCCAGATAGCTGTGCAGGCGCCAGGCGGTCAGCCTCTCCTCCGCGGCCAGCTCCTCCTCCGCCAGCTGCTCGATGGCCGTCACCGTCTCGTCCCGCAGCACGAAGCGCTCGCTTTCCACCGAGACCGTGCCGTCCCGGGCGATGGTGCGCAGCTGCAAATCCTCGAGGGTCAAACGCTCCCGCAGAGTCTCCGCCAGGCCCGCCGCCGCATCTCCACTGGACTCATTCCCGGCCAGCAGCAGCGCGTTGACCCGGCCGGGACGATCGACGGCGGCCTGCAGGCGGGCCAAGGGAACAAAGGCGTTGAGGGGCTCGGTCTGCCGCGGGGTGAGACCGAAGGCACCGGGGCCGCTGGCGGGGATCACCGCCGCCACCGTCAGCCGCAGCGTTTGCAGCACATCGCCGGCCTCCCGGCGCCCCAGGAGCGAACCCCGGGGAATCTCTGCCGCGCGGCCGAAGGAGAGCAGTACGGCGTCGCCGGGCTCGACCCCGAGCTGATCTTGCAGCGGCTGGTTGAGGATCACCGGCGGGAAGAGGCCGCCGGAGTCCAAGGCCTCCGCCGGCCAAGGCTCGGCCTCAGGCCACAGGCCGGGGAAGCCCTCGTCGAAGCCCACCAGCGTCACTCCCGAAGCCCGGGCGCGGCTGCCGGCGGCGACGGCGCTGCCGTTGAGCAAGAGCACCGGTACGACGCGAGCCTCCCCACCCCGACTTTCCTCGAGCTCCGCCGCCAAATCCTGCCGCACGAAGCCGTCGGTGGCCAGGGCGCGCTGGGTGTCGCCCAGGCGCTCCAACGCCAGATCCCGCAAGCTGGTGCGCACCGAATCCCCCACCAGCAGAGCGCCGGTGAGCACCGCGCAGGCCACCGCCGCACCGGCGGCCACCGCCAGATGGCGGCGACGGAAATAGATCAGGCTTCGTAGCACCGGCCGTCCTTGAGCTCAATCCGCCGCGGGAAGCGTTCGGCGAGCTCCGGGCTGTGGGTGATCACCACCAGGGTGTTGCCCTCCTGCTGCCGCAGCTCGAAGAGCAGCGCCGCCACTTCCTCGGCGGTGCCTTGGTCCAGGTTGCCCGTGGG contains:
- a CDS encoding ABC transporter permease → MLRSLIYFRRRHLAVAAGAAVACAVLTGALLVGDSVRTSLRDLALERLGDTQRALATDGFVRQDLAAELEESRGGEARVVPVLLLNGSAVAAGSRARASGVTLVGFDEGFPGLWPEAEPWPAEALDSGGLFPPVILNQPLQDQLGVEPGDAVLLSFGRAAEIPRGSLLGRREAGDVLQTLRLTVAAVIPASGPGAFGLTPRQTEPLNAFVPLARLQAAVDRPGRVNALLLAGNESSGDAAAGLAETLRERLTLEDLQLRTIARDGTVSVESERFVLRDETVTAIEQLAEEELAAEERLTAWRLHSYLANKVRVAGRDDGTLLPYAATAAFETPPAGFGELILTSGEAAPELGPAQALLNRWAAERLGAAAGDTLEIEYFRVGQGEQLYTETATLELVGVVEMEGLGADPTLTPEYPGISDADNIADWDPPFPVELDLVTTEDEAYWDEYRAAPKLFVSAATGEALWRSRYGSVTALRLGPVLDGSASEEPSDGPEAAGAETQDVGALESRLAEELPRRVDLGAFGLTFEPVRAQALTASQGATDFSQLFLAFSWFLILAAALLVALLFGLGVEQRAREIGLLRAVGFAEGAVRRRFLGEGTVVALVGCAVGLAGAVGYSALLMLGLRTLWLPAVGSQRLFLHVAPASLITGFVISLVLVVATILLTLRRLRRVSPPALLAGSVEPATSRRRGRAARWLAGLGGALTVGLLALALLGDEIPSEALFFGVGAGVLITGLALFSLWCRATGSTALSFGAGGSGTGGSGTGGFGRGGFGGGGWALLAVRNSARSPGRSVLSVTLVACACFVIVTAAANRRDPAAIDHGKESGTGGYALVARSDVPLFQNPGDPEARFDLGLPDDEALWEGVEIMALRRLPGDDASCLNLYRPERPQVLGVPEAFIERGGFHFHALEGGEAVEAPSANPWSILQQDLGTDPETGAAVIPAVADFESATWILKKKLGDVIELPGGRGEPVHLKLVGLLDASIFQSEMLISEDALLEHFPGVEGYTDFLVEGPEGASDEEIRELATALEAGLTDFGFDAVETGQRLAAFKAVQNTYISTFQTLGGLGLLLGTLGLAVVLLRNVHERRGELAALRAFGFRRSLLKNLILFETVFLLLLGIALGTVAALVSTFPYLAGGSGAAIPWGSLTLTLLAVFLTGAVACALATRQALRGKLLEGLKGE